One window of the Populus nigra chromosome 4, ddPopNigr1.1, whole genome shotgun sequence genome contains the following:
- the LOC133692531 gene encoding L-cysteine desulfhydrase-like, translating into MQENSKDARNGGDSLSTTPTQVSKKPRVSFSITEHEIHHEFSHHNPNVARINNGSFGSCPGSVLASQKNWQLQFLQQPDDFYFNTLRKGILHSRTVIKDLINADDVDEISLVDNATTAAAIVLQQIGRAFAEGNFAKNDTVLMLHCAYQAVKKSIQAYVTRAGGSVIEIQLPFPVTSNEEIISEFKRGIEKGKANGKKIRLAIIDHITSMPCVVIPVKELVKICREEGVDQVFVDAAHAIGSVEINVKEIGADFYVSNLHKWFFCPPSVAFLYCKKAASSEFDVHHPVVSHEYGNGLPIESAWIGTRDYSSQLVVPAALEFVNRFEDGIQGIMKSNHEEVVKMGKMLAESWGTNLGSSPEMCAGMIMVGLPSRLRVSSEDDASRLRSHLRECHGVEVPIHYQGLKDGKEGVKDKDGVITAYARISHQVYNKSEDYCKLRDAVNRLSENLLIRKTFCPE; encoded by the coding sequence atgcaagaaaactcCAAAGATGCTCGAAACGGCGGCGACTCGTTGTCGACAACGCCAACGCAGGTCTCCAAAAAACCACGCGTCAGCTTCTCCATAACAGAACACGAAATCCACCATGAATTCTCTCACCACAACCCTAATGTAGCCCGAATTAACAACGGTAGCTTCGGTAGCTGCCCCGGATCCGTACTTGCTTCTCAAAAGAACTGGCAGCTCCAGTTCCTTCAACAGCCTGACGACTTCTACTTCAACACTCTCCGTAAAGGAATTCTCCACTCACGTACTGTCATCAAAGACCTCATCAATGCTGACGACGTCGACGAGATCTCCCTTGTAGATAACGCCACCACTGCCGCCGCCATCGTCCTTCAACAAATTGGGCGTGCCTTCGCTGAAGGTAATTTTGCTAAAAACGATACCGTTTTAATGCTTCACTGTGCTTACCAAGCTGTTAAAAAATCGATTCAAGCTTACGTCACGCGTGCTGGGGGTTCTGTTATCGAGATTCAGTTACCGTTTCCGGTTACTTCGAACGAGGAGATAATTTCGGAGTTTAAGAGAGGAATAGAGAAAGGCAAAGCTAACggtaaaaaaattaggttagcGATAATTGATCATATAACGTCGATGCCGTGTGTTGTTATTCCGGTAAAAGAGTTGGTTAAAATTTGCAGAGAAGAAGGTGTGGATCAGGTTTTTGTTGATGCAGCTCATGCTATTGGTAGTGTTGaaataaatgttaaagaaaTCGGGGCTGATTTTTATGTCAGTAATTTGCATAAGTGGTTCTTTTGCCCCCCATCGGTTGCTTTTCTGTATTGTAAGAAAGCAGCGAGTTCGGAATTTGATGTACACCATCCGGTTGTTTCACATGAGTATGGAAATGGATTGCCGATAGAGAGTGCGTGGATTGGGACTAGGGATTATAGCTCACAATTAGTGGTGCCGGCAGCTTTGGAGTTTGTTAATCGATTTGAGGATGGGATTCAGGGGATAATGAAGAGCAACCATGAGGAGGTTGTTAAGATGGGGAAAATGCTGGCCGAATCATGGGGGACAAATCTTGGTTCTTCACCGGAGATGTGTGCGGGAATGATCATGGTTGGCCTGCCTTCGAGATTGCGTGTTTCAAGTGAAGATGATGCTTCGAGGTTAAGATCGCATTTGCGTGAGTGTCATGGGGTTGAGGTTCCCATACATTATCAGGGTTTAAAAGATGGTAAGGAGGGAGTGAAAGATAAGGATGGGGTTATAACAGCGTATGCTAGGATTTCTCATCAGGTTTATAATAAGTCTGAGGATTATTGCAAGCTTAGGGATGCTGTAAATCGTCTTTCTGAGAATCTACTGATTCGCAAAACGTTTTGTCCAGAGTGA
- the LOC133692532 gene encoding diacylglycerol O-acyltransferase 3-like encodes METARNIIPRPVLCFPGTRIATHRLSLPPNGLGTGKCRIPFRSKRYDGILSRGFSDSGHLKYFVSPAKCGVKKQKKKQLKLMRRLSRDLPIFSHAVCGEEGNGSLIGEVKEKMISEATEILLAELQNRRLERKEQKRKRREERATLIKNRPRCDSGSSPSSSSSSSGSSSPESSDSDCSREVVSMKQMRSNALNPFIEIESANAIKEEATQEDQHRDTVSGAKSNDSSPQNLSDGTHIGASGRKVEICMGGKCRKLGAAALLEEFERRIGMESTVVGCTCMGKCKKGPNVRVFNCTVENEDMRVEDSIKPPLNLLCIGVGLKDVGIISRQLLGNQACLMAPS; translated from the exons atggagACTGCTCGCAATATTATTCCTCGGCCTGTTCTTTGCTTCCCTGGCACCAGAATTGCTACTCACCGTTTGAGCTTGCCTCCTAATGGTCTAGGTACTGGAAAATGTAGAATCCCATTTAGAAGCAAACGCTATGATGGTATTTTGAGTCGTGGATTTTCCGATTCTGGGCATTTAAAATACTTTGTGTCGCCAGCGAAGTGTGGcgtcaagaaacaaaaaaagaagcagctCAAGTTGATGAGAAGATTGTCCAGGGACCTGCCCATTTTTTCCCATGCGGTCTGTGGCGAAGAGGGTAACGGCAGTTTGATTGGTGAAGTCAAGGAGAAGATGATTTCG GAAGCAACAGAGATTTTACTAGCGGAATTGCAAAATCGGAGGTTAGAGCGAAAGGAacagaagagaaagagaagagaagagagggcAACGTTGATTAAAAATAGGCCCAGGTGTGACTCTGGATCTTCGCCGTCGTCGAGCTCTTCCTCTTCCGGGTCATCTTCACCTGAGTCAAGTGATAGTGATTGTAGTAGAGAGGTAGTTTCCATGAAACAGATGAGAAGCAATGCTTTGAACCCTTTTATAGAGATTGAATCGGCTAATGCCATTAAAGAAGAAGCAACTCAAGAAGATCAGCACAGGGATACAGTATCAGGGGCTAAATCTAATGATTCAAGTCCTCAAAATCTCAGTGATGGCACTCACATCGGGGCGTCTGGGAGGAAGGTTGAGATATGCATGGGTGGTAAGTGTAGGAAATTGGGAGCAGCTGCTCTGCTGGAAGAATTTGAAAGGAGGATCGGAATGGAGAGTACTGTTGTTGGTTGCACCTGCATGGGGAAATGCAAGAAAGGTCCTAATGTCCGGGTTTTCAACTGTACTGTTGAAAATGAAGACATGAGAGTGGAGGATTCTATTAAACCCCCACTTAATCTTCTATGCATCGGAGTTGGTTTGAAGGATGTGGGTATCATTAGTCGTCAACTTCTGGGCAATCAAGCATGTCTGATGGCACCTTCATGA